In the Populus trichocarpa isolate Nisqually-1 chromosome 8, P.trichocarpa_v4.1, whole genome shotgun sequence genome, CATAAGGAGGAGAGAATTTGGGAAtcgagaagaagaaaatgctAGGTTTAGAATTTCTTGCCTAGCAATTCAGCTGCTTGTTGCTTCTATTCTGTGTTGTCAAATGGATTTATTGATTACCCTAGTCAGCCACACTGATTAGAGATAGTGAAGATGCCTGACTTTTTTGCAGTGAAGGTGTAATTGGAGAAGGTTCTGCATTCAACAATACAATTTCTCGCGAGGCTTATGCTAACATGTATGGCCCTACTGCTGGTGACAAAATTCGTCTTGGTGATACCAACCTGTATGCTGAAATTGAAAGagattttgctttttatggtGATGAATGTGTCTTTGGAGGTGGAAAAGTTATAAGGGATGGAATGGGTCAGTCATGCGGACATCAACCAGCTGACTCACTTGATACCGTTATAACAAATGCTGTGGTCATTGATTATAGTGGAATTTACAAGGCAGATATTGGTATTAAGGATTATCTTATTCATGCTATTGGAAAATCAGGAAATCCAGATGTCATGAATGTTCCCTCTGATATGACCATTGGGGTAAGCTCCATCTTGTGATGTCAAAGATAATCAGAATTCCTGATGTCAGCCATGTCAATGACTCATTTGCTCCacctttttcttatttgtctctTATAATTGGTTTAACACTGGGGTTATTTACAATTAGGTTAACACCGAGGTTATTGCGGGGGAAGGAATGATTGTAACTGCAGGGGGCATAGACTGTCATGTGCACTTCATATGCCCTCAACTTGCATTTGAGTCGATATCAAGTGGTGAGCTATATAACGAGAAATACTTCAGCAGGAAACTGCACGTGTAACACACACAACACATTATATTCTTGTGTAGACGAGATAggatagaaaataattaataatcatgttATTTACTGGATTTCCACTTAAGCATGTGCCTTCCTGTGCATCAGTAAACATTATTGCATTTATATTATGCCTGGCATTTTAGAAAGCTCCTGTGATTGCTCCCAGTCATCCTCGGGTGCCATGATAAAAGTGTTAGGCTACCCAATGCCAGATGCAAGTGCAACTGTGGGAATATGAGCCTTGAGATGGTCTGAGGAGTTGGTTATATCCTTGAACCTAAACATGAAAATTCCCTGTTTACCCCCTGCTATTCCTGTCTTCTCTATttggaaaatataaattaagaaaatatgctATGGTGGACAAGTAGATTCATGGATGTAGGTTCAAATAAAAGCATATTCAGaatcatttttgaaaattatcttGCACACATTTTCTGTATTCTAGCTTAAAATGAACATCTGGACTGTGGATATCTAGAAATCTTATTTGTCATCTTTTTCTCTGAATAACTTGAGTAAACCTGTATTGCATTAGATGATGAAAACTGAAATGAACATCCTCGGGGTACATATAATAGATATCTCATTCCACAACTTCAAAATATATGTAGGCATTACAACACTTGTGGGAGGTGGAACAGGACCTGCTGATGGGACACGTGCAACGACATGTACTCCTGCTCCTTCACATATGAAATTAATGCTGCAGTCTACTGATGACCTGCCTCTAAACTTTGGCTTCACTGGAAAAGTATGTtcagattttttattcttttttaccTCCATATTTTCTTCTCTGTATTGAACACATCTGAAGGATAGGAATCTCATTTTACAACTTCCCTAGTAGTATGAAAAATTGTTGCGATCCCTGAAAAGACTGTTACCTATTTTTCTGCTTCCAGTGatcacatttatttaatttagggtAATGCTGCCAAACCTGAGGAGCTACATAAAATCATCAGGGCTGGAGCAATGGGACTGAAGCTTCACGAGGACTGGGGAACTACTCCTGCTGCAATAGACAATTGTTTGACTGTTGCAGATGAATATGACGTTCAGGTCACTTTCTTGAAAGGAAAAATCAGGGAAACTCTCATGTGTTATGTATTTAAAccagatttctttttttatattgcattttGGCAGGCCAATATCCATACTGATACCTTGAATGAATCTGGATTCGTGGAAGATACTATTGCTGCATTTAAAGGAAGAACTATCCATACTTATCATAGGTAGATATTGAATCTctgattatttttcaatttacagGTTCTAGTGTGACTTAAATAACAATTTCTAAaggaacaagaaaaggaaaacagttGTATCTATTTTCTGTGATGTCCTTTCCTGTCAACTAATGACGGTAGTTTTCTAACGAGACGTGAACTAAAAAGATCTTGATTAGCGAAGTTCTTGGTGGCTGTCCCGTATTCACTTAAATCCTGTTAATGGTATGACATTAACCATGGTCAGAGATCTCTACCTCTCTGATGATGTACTTAACATCTTTGCTTTTGAATACTTAGCTATTGGCATCACATTAACTGCAGTTGCAGTACTTTTTCCTTTTCATGGTAGCACCTAATATCTCTTTCTTTGCATGTTTTCAATCTCTTACTTTTTTGTCTCTGTTCTTCATGAACCTCAAGTTGTTGTGATCAAATAGCTTTTTCCACTTACTAAAGTATTACTAGCCTATTATAACTGTTTTACCTCTGAGTACAATATTCATGTGAACTTTTACccttttattaattattccaCTTTCTGCtctttgatgtttattttgattatttttggaCAGTGAAGGTGCAGGTGGTGGTCATGCTCCAGATATTATCAAAGTATGTGGTGTAAAAAATGTCCTGCCCTCATCAACGAACCCTACACGGCCATATACTTCCAATACTATAGATGAGCATCTAGATATGCTGGTATGATGGGATGCTGAATCTAAGCATGTAGAATCTATACAGGTGTTTCGTTCTCATTTTGTATTGGATGATGCAGATGGTCTGCCATCACCTTGATAAAAACATTCCAGAAGATGTAGCTTTTGCCGAATCAAGAATAAGGGCTGAAACAATTGCTGCAGAAGACATATTACATGATATGGGAGCGATTAGCATTATATCTTCCGATTCACAGGCCATGGGCCGCATTGGAGAGGTTCAtcaatttcttgttttgattaatgagcacttttttttttcaatcattctGCTTCATATCTTTCTTTGACAACCATTATTGTTTCCTTGCCATTGCTAGCTTGACTTGATCATATGGGCTTTGCAAGCTTAAAGGAAACCTACTCTAGCATTTTGACAGATATGGTTTTTTACACAACACAGGCATACCTGGATATTGACTAGGTTTAGTTGTGATAGAATTAAGGATAATGAAAATTTGTAGTCAGAATGATATGTGcatagaaagaagaaaaataaaaagaattggcATGCATGGCTTCCTGACAAAATTATCTAGCTATAAACTATCGTGCCAGTAAACCCAGCATGTTGAAATAAACTAAAAGGacaaaatacctttaaaagttGATGGCTACAGTAACATCCTACTGTGGCATGGACCTTATCTGCTATCTTGATTTGCTACAATATTGTTGGGTTAAAATTGGACTCATTACGCAATAAGCTACTGACACGACATCTTATAATGAATcactaacaaaatatatattctttagaTAATTTACAAGGCTTCCAAAAATGGAACACAAAAGTCCAGTTTTCATGCTAGCTATTTTTGCATCAGATATGCTCATGTGGGAGAATCACaagtctttgtttttcttcttcttctttgatctGGCTATGGATGTGCTTGCTATACTAGTGATCAATTTGCAATTCCTCAACTGCACTATCCATTGAATTTTTCAAAGCTGTTGTTTCTTTAACCTCTGACACACTAGCAGGTAGCATATTTCTTGTTTGTATTCCTAAATTATGGCTCTGCATCCTTAATAACTGTGCAAGCTGAGGTTGAAATTTAGTCCCATTCTGTCTTGTCAGGTCATAAGTAGAACATGGCAAACTGCTCACAAGATGAAATCACAAAGGGGATTGATTGGGCCTGGTGGATCAGACAATGACAACTTTCGCATCAGAAGATACATTGCAAAGTACACAATAAACCCTGCAATAGCTAACGGGCTTGCTAAGTTTGTTGGTTCAGTTGAGGTATGCTAGTTTAAACCTCCACAGGCCAAAAGTTATCACGCACAAATTCTTCCAAGGATTGAGAAACAGTTAATTGCAATAGTTCAGTTTGTACATGACAAACATTATCAATTTCTGTCTAATCTGTCAACTGGACATTATGGTGGAATGGAATCAATTAATTTTGGAATCTCCCTTGCCTTCCATTAGTAATATATGTTCCTGCAGGTAGGGAAGTTAGCTGATCTTGTTTTATGGAAGCCGTCTTTCTTTGGGGCAAAACCAGAAATGGTGATTAAAGGTGGTGCTATTGCATGGGCTAACATGGGGGATGCAAATGCAAGCATCCCTACACCTGAACCTGTAAGATTTGATACCATTAGTACAAAAGTAAGATGCATCATATGACTAATTATCACTTTGCTAATGTGACAGCCATGTGAATTTTATACTTATGCTATGAAATTTATGATGAACATTTTGGAATCTCGTTTTTTTGGTTAATCATGCATCTCTTTAGTGACAACTTCAAACTAGCGTTTGCAATTTTAAACAGttgtaatgaaaagaaaaaccattagGAGGATTATTACACGGAACAGTATTTCACATGTTTATATGGTCTGAAAATCCATgttgagttttcaaagatgcataTAGATCAAAGAGCAAAATGTAACATTTTTGTTGCAGGTGATTTCAAGGCCAATGTTTGGAGCATTTGGTAAGGCTGGGAGCACTCACTCCATTGCTTTTGTCAGCAAGGCACGGTTCCCTCTTTTTCTCTCCCATATGCTTGTGTACATGATGTTgctttatatatacatatatatatatgaatcttttttcttttattccttGTGCACAGGAAGCTGCAGACAATGGGATCAAGGCAGAGTACGAACTCGACAAGAGAGTGGAAGCTGTGGGTGGTGTTAGGAAACTCACCAAACTCGACATGAAACTCAATGATGCCCTTCCAGATATTACAGTGGATCCAGAAACATACACTGTAACTGCAGATGGCGAGGTTCTTACATGCCCCGCTGCCACCACAGTTCCCCTTTCAcgtaattattttctattttagccATCTTTACAAATTTAAAACACCGTGATCAAATTGGCAGAAATGTTGATCCTGACGTTTATCTTATATGGGTATAGGATGATCACTTGTTTTTCTTATTGCAAATTTGGGCCAACTGTTTTCTGCCTTTTGCGCTTATAGCGAAACCTAATTCTGTTCCTGTTGGGCTCACTTTTGACATAGAGGATTCTGGGCAGATGTCCCAGATATTTTTTatggagaaaataaaagaaaggtaGCCCTGATGATATGCTGCAGGCTCGATCCTTCTAAGATTGGAATTACCTTGTACTTTTTTTAACCCCAtagaaatctattttttttttaagaaattaattcgttctttttttaagtattttagccatcacaattaatcaatgcattttttatttttaattctatgaCCATGTGTaggataaaatgataatttaggtATGgtgaaatatttaaaactatGTTTTACAACGAACAATAAATccacacatttttttatggttttatccTTTTGGATGAATTTTGTATATCGAAATTAAGTTTATCtcgtatttaattaaaaaataattattctcatTGAGACTATTGATTTccatgtgcttttttttttaagggtcattgaaaaaaaaaacaaataataatattttagattgatCCAGGTTAATTgagattaatatatttaattctaacttaataataactaattaatttttaattagagaGTTAGAATTAACTGCTTAAAACAGTATCTCaatacataatttttatatatatagaatatatCGGGCGAGCTTACATGCACCACCGAACcagatttttatttctatacCTTGAATAAGGTTTTTAAAACAAGATTTACA is a window encoding:
- the LOC7480924 gene encoding urease, which encodes MKLTPREVDKLGLHNAGFLAQKRLARGRKLNYTEAVALIASQILEFVRDGDKSVAELMDIGKQILGRRQVLPAVPHLLDTVQVEGTFPDGTKLITVHNAIASENGNLELALQGSFLPVPSLDKFPAIEDNEIPGAIIFGDGNVIINSGRKAVTLKVINTGDRPIQVGSHYHFIETNRSLLFDRRKAHGMRLNIPAGTAIRFEPGESKSVVLVSIGGKQVIKGGNGIVDGPVDHENWTNIMGNIRRREFGNREEENASEGVIGEGSAFNNTISREAYANMYGPTAGDKIRLGDTNLYAEIERDFAFYGDECVFGGGKVIRDGMGQSCGHQPADSLDTVITNAVVIDYSGIYKADIGIKDYLIHAIGKSGNPDVMNVPSDMTIGVNTEVIAGEGMIVTAGGIDCHVHFICPQLAFESISSGITTLVGGGTGPADGTRATTCTPAPSHMKLMLQSTDDLPLNFGFTGKGNAAKPEELHKIIRAGAMGLKLHEDWGTTPAAIDNCLTVADEYDVQANIHTDTLNESGFVEDTIAAFKGRTIHTYHSEGAGGGHAPDIIKVCGVKNVLPSSTNPTRPYTSNTIDEHLDMLMVCHHLDKNIPEDVAFAESRIRAETIAAEDILHDMGAISIISSDSQAMGRIGEVISRTWQTAHKMKSQRGLIGPGGSDNDNFRIRRYIAKYTINPAIANGLAKFVGSVEVGKLADLVLWKPSFFGAKPEMVIKGGAIAWANMGDANASIPTPEPVISRPMFGAFGKAGSTHSIAFVSKEAADNGIKAEYELDKRVEAVGGVRKLTKLDMKLNDALPDITVDPETYTVTADGEVLTCPAATTVPLSRNYFLF